One Streptomyces formicae genomic window, ACCGGGCCGTCGCGGCCTGGCCCGACCGGGACGCGCTCGTGGACGTGCCGACCGGCAGACGGTGGACGTACGGAGAATTCGGCGAGGCCGTGGCCGAGTTGGCGCGCGGCTTCCTCGGCTCGGGCGTCGGCAAGGGCGATCGCGTCGGGATCTGGGCGGTGAACTGCGCCGAGTGGGTGCTCGTGCAGTACGCCACCGCGCGGATCGGCGCGATCATGGTGAACATCAATCCGGCGTACCGCGCCCACGAGCTGGACTTCGTCCTGAAGCAGGCCGGGATCTCCGTCCTGGTCGCCTCGCTGTCCCACAAGAGCAGCGACTACCGCGCGCTCGTCGAACAGGTGCGGCCCGACTGTCCCGAGCTGCGCGCCGTCCACTACATCGGGGACGCGTCGTGGGACCGGCTCGTCGACGCGGGGCGGCGGGTCACGGAGACGGAACTCGCCGCCCACGAGGCCGGGCTGAGCTGCGACGACCCCATCAACATCCAGTACACCTCGGGCACCACGGGCTTCCCCAAGGGGGCCACGCTCTCCCACCACAACATCCTCAACAACGGGTACTGGGTGGGCCGTACGGTCGGCTACACCGAGCAGGACCGGATCTGTCTGCCCGTGCCCTTCTACCACTGCTTCGGCATGGTCATGGGCAACCTCGGGGCCACCTCGCACGGCGCGTGCGTGGTGATCCCCGCGGCGTCCTTCGACCCCGTCGCCACGCTGCGCGCCGTCGAGCAGGAACGCTGCACCTCGCTGTACGGCGTACCGACCATGTTCATCGCGGAGCTGAACCTCCCCGACTTCGCCTCGTACGACCTGAGTTCGCTGCGCACCGGGATCATGGCGGGCTCGCCGTGCCCGGTCGAGGTGATGAAGCGGGTGGTCGCCGAGATGCACATGGCGGAGGTGTCCATCTGCTACGGCATGACCGAGACCTCACCCGTCTCCACCCAGACCCGCCGCGACGACGACCTGGAGCGCCGCACCGGCACGGTCGGCAGGGTCCTGCCGCACATCGAGGTGAAGGTCGTCGACCCGGCCACCGGCGTGACGCTGCCGCGCGGCGCCTCCGGCGAACTGTGCACGCGCGGCTACAGCGTGATGCTCGGCTACTGGGACGAGCCCGAACGGACCTCCGAGGTCATCGACTCCGGGCGCTGGATGCACACGGGTGACCTCGCGGTCATGCGCGACGACGGCTACGTCCAGATCGTCGGCCGCATCAAGGACATGATCATCAGGGGCGGTGAGAACGTCTACCCCAGGGAGATCGAGGAGTTCCTGTACGGCCACCCCAAGATCTCCGACGTCCAGGTCGTCGGCGCCCCCGACGAGCGGTACGGCGAGGTGCCGCTGGCCTGCGTGATCCTGCGCGAGCCCGGCGGCGTACTGACGCTCGAAGAGCTTCGGGCCTACTGCGAGGGGCAGTTGGCGCACTACAAGATCCCGGCGCGGCTGCGGATCGTGGACTCCTTCCCGATGACGGTCTCGGGCAAGGTGCGCAAGATCGAGCTCAGGGAGCGGTACGGCCCGCAGACGTGAGGTCGCGGCGCATGCACAGACGGGGCCACCGGTCCAGGCCGAGCTCCGCCTCGTGCGCGCGGATCGCCCGCAGTTCCGGGGTGAGTTCGGCGGGGGCGAGCGGGCGGAAGCCGATGCGGGCGTAGTACGGGGCGTTCCACGGCACGTCGGCGAAGGTCGTCAGGGTGAGCGCGGAGCGCCCGGCCGCGCGGGCGTGCCGTGCGGTGTGTTCGATGAGGGCACCGCCGACCCCTCGGCGGGCGGCGCGCGGATGCACGGAGACCTGCTCGATGTGCTCGGCGTCCGCGTCCTCGACCGGCTCACTGATCAGGTACGCGATCGGGGCGCCCGCCTCCTCGTCCACGGCCACCCAGGCGCGTCCCGCCCTGCGGAAGCGGTCGAGGTCCTCGACGGCGGGCGGCTCGTCGTCGGCGATCGAAGCCATCCCGAGGGCGCGGAACGGCTCGCCCGCGGCCCGCTCGATGTCCTGGAGCAGGGGGAGTTCGGCGGCGGTGACGGGGCGGATGAGCGGGGGCCGGGTGTGCATGGCCCGAGTATGCCCCGGCCGAAATCGGTTGTGCGCGGGCGGGTGTCGCGGCGATCGTGGGCCGGTCCTTCCACCGATCCCCGTGAGGTACGTGTGCGTCTTTCCCAGCCCGGTGAGTCCGGCCCGCCTCCTTCGGCGGGGACCGGCGAGGGCTCCGACGGCCTTCCCCGGCGGCGGCCTCCGCGAGGGATCGGCCGGGGGACGGTGTGGCTGCTCGCCGTGGCCTGCGGCGTGGGCGTGGGCAACGTGTACTTTCCGCAGGCCATCAGTCCGCTGGTCGCCGAGGGCCTCGGCGTCTCGCCGGACACGGCGGCCTCCGTGGTGACGGCGACCCAGTTCGGCTACGCGGGCGGCATCTTCCTCCTCGTACCGCTCGGCGACCGCTTCCCCCACCGGCCGCTGCTCGTCACGCTGTTCACGCTCGCCGGGCTCGGTCTGCTCGGCGCGGGCGCGGCGCCCGGCATCGGGTCCCTCGTCACCGCGAGCGTCCTCGTCGGCGTCACGACCGTGATCGCCCCGATCGTCGCGCCCATGGCGGTGGGCCTGGTCGCCGACGACCGGCGCGGCGCGGTCACCGGCACGCTCCTCAGCGGGTCGATCGGCGGGATGCTGCTGTCCCGCGCCTTCGGCGGCAGCGTCGGCGAGTGGCTCGGCTGGCGGGCCCCGTACCTGATGACGGCCGCGGTCGCCCTGCTCATCGCGGTCGTCCTGGCCCGCGCCCTGCCGCGCACGACGGCTCCGTCGAAGCAGCGCTACCCGGCACTGCTCGCGGCCTCGCTCCACCTCCTTCGCACCGAACCGGAGCTGCGCCGCTCCTGCGTCTACCAGGCCACGGTCTTCGGGGGGTTCTCCGCGCTGTGGACCGGTGTGGCGCTGCTGCTCACGGGCCCGGAGTACGGTCTTGGCGCGTCGGCCGTCGGGGCGCTCGCGCTCGTCAACGCGGGGACGATGCTCTGCACGCCCGTGGCGGGCCGGATGGTGGACCGGCGCGGCCCCGACGCGGTCAACCTCGTCTGCCTCGTCGCGGTCCTCGGCGCGGCCGGGGTGCTCCTGCTCGGCGGGCTCGGCGGAGCGGTGGGTCTCGCGGGGCTCGCGGTGGGCTCGCTGCTGCTCGACGTCGCGATGCAGTCGGGCATGGTCGCCAACCAGGTACGGATCTTCGCCCTGAGCGACGAGGCCCGCGCGCGGCTCAACACGGCGTACATGACGTGCGGTTACCTGGGCGGCAGCGTCGGTTCCTGGCTCGGCGTACGCGCGTACGACCGGTTCGGCTGGCCCGGGGTGTGCGCCCTGGTGGCCCTGCTCGCCGCCGTGGCGCTGACCCGCCACGTCCTCGGCCCGCGCGCCACGGAGGCGGCGCTCACGCTCCCGTCGCGATGAGCTCGTCCGCCGCGCTGTTGACCGGCTGGGGCGTGCCGGTGAGATCCATCGTGAAGAGCGGCACGCCGAGTGCGTCCGCACGGGTGCGGGCCTCGTCGGTGTACCCCGCGAGCGAGAAGAACGCACAGGCGAGAGCGGTCTCGTCGGCCTCGGTCATCGCGCTCAGCCACAGACACTCGACATCACGCGGCGCGGTGCGCCGCAGCGAGGGCTCCACCTGGGCGACGATCCCGCGCGCGGTGATCCGCACGCCCGAGGGCGGCCGGAGCGTGGCACTGCGCGTATGGAGATACCCGAGCCACCGCAGATAGAGCGCGGCAACGGTGACGGCGTCCCGCGCGTCGCGGATGGTCATGGGCCGGAAGGCGGGGCGGGGGCGCGGGGCTGTCCGGGGCAGGGGGATGTGAGCGGGGCCGTCGGGGGCGGGGAGCTCTGGGGCGTCGGTGTGTGGGGGTGGGGTGGGGCTAGTTGTGGGGTCGGTGTGTCGGGCTGGGGCAGGGCTGCTTGTGGGGTCGGTGCGTCGGGCTGGGGCAGCACCTGTGAGGTCGGGCGAAGCTGTGGGGCCCGTGGGGTGCGTCGAATCGGCGGGGTGTGTTGGGCTCGTCGGATCTGTTGGGCCTGGGGGGCTTGCGGGGTCTGCTGGGCTTGTGGGGCTTGCTGGTCCCGTGGGGCTTGCCGGGTCTGCCGGGCCAACCGGGCCTGCTGGGCTCGCCGGGTCGACAGAACCTCCTGGGGCCACCGGGCCTCCTGGACCAACCGGTCCCGTTGGGCTCAGCGAGCCTGCCTGGCCTGCCGGTTCTGTGGGGTCGACCGGATCTGCCGGGTCCGTCGGATCTGCCGGACCTGTTCGTCCCGGCGAACGCGCCGGTCCTGTCGTGTCCGCGGATGCCGCCGAACGCGACGCTCCCGTCGAGCCCGCCCTTGGTGATTCCGCCTTCGCCGTGCCGCCCGCACTCGCTGAGTCCGTCGGCACCTCGGGTACTGCCGGGTCCGTGTGGTGCGGTGCGCGGGTGGAGCTGCTCGGGTCCGTCGGGCTCCCCGGTCCCGCCTGACGTGCTTGCCGCACTGCATCGGCGGAGCTGGCACGACCCGCCGATCCCGCCGAGGGTGCTGGGTTCGCCGGTCCGGTCGACCCCGCTGGCGCGGCGGGATCTGCTGGTCCCGGCGGGCTCACTGGGTCTGCCGGGCCCTCTGGACTCGCCGGATCCGCAAGACCTCCTCGCCCCTCTGCACCCTCAGGCCCCTCCGAACCCCCTGAGCCCGCCACCCCCATGGACCCACCCGCCGACTCCGTCGGCCCAGCGTCACCCGATCCCGCCACGTCACCCGGCCCCACCGAGTCCCCCGGAAAGCCCGCACCCCCCGACGGCCGAGCCCACCGTGCCGGAGGGCGGGACGTGCGGACTGCCGGGATGACCGGGACGCGGAGGATCGCGCCGCAGGCGCAGCCCAGTTCCGGTTGGGGCCATTGGCTCGGGCGGCCGCAGGCCAGGCAGCGGACCGTTACCCAGGAGTCCGCCCATGTCTGGTCCGTGATGACCGACGCCGTCGTGCCGCGGGCGATCGGGGGGACCACGAGGGTGCCGCACGCGCAGGGGAACGCCGGGGGAGCGTAGGCGTGCTCGCGTCGGCAGAGGGGGCACCGTACCGGCACGCCGTCGTCCGTCATTACCGCCACCGCCTGCCGTCAGCCCGGGGTGCCGTCGGCCCCGGCGCGCCGTTCCGTTCCATCGTCCACCAAAGTGCGGTGCCGAGGTGCCGAGTTGACGTGATGGCTCGCGAAGGCCAGGAGCACCGTCGCCACCGTCAGCGCCTTGCGGCGGCTGCCGGGCAGCGGGTGGCCCGCCATGCGCGCGACCGTGCGGGGCGTGGGCCGGGCCGCCGGATCCACGGCCAGGCAGGCGGCGAGCAGCGGAAGCACCGGCTCCGGGGCGCCCGCCAGGTCGGGGTCGCCGGGTACGGCGCGCGGGCCGCCCGCGAAGGGCGCGTGCCCCGTCGCGGCGAAGGCGAGCACCGCGCCGAGCGAGAAGACGTCGGCGGCGGGCGTCGACAGGGCCTGGGCCAGTTGCTCCGGCGCGGCGTAAGGGAGGCCACGGGCACTCCGCTCCGTGTCGCTCGACGCGTCGTCCATCGCCCGCGCCATCCCGAAGTCGACGACGCGCGGCCCCGCCTCGGCGAGCAGTACGTTCGACGGCTTCAGGCCGCCGTGGACCAGGCCCGCACCGTGGACGGTGTCCAGCGCCCACGCGAGGGCGCCCGCGAGGGAACGCAGTTCGCCGAGGGGCAGGGGATCGCCGCCACCGACCGCGTCCGCACCTCCCACGCGCGCGTGCAACGTAGGACCCCTCACGTACTCCATGGCGACCCACGGCACCGTCGCCTCCACCCCCGCGTCCGCGTCGACGAGCGCGGCCGTGTGGCGGCCGTGCACCGCGCCGAGCGTGGCGACCTCGCGGGCGAAGCGGGCGCGGAACTCCTCGTCCCTGGCGAGAAAGGTGTGCACCACCTTGAGGGCGACGGCGTGGCCCGTCGCGTCGTGCGCGAGGCGGACCGTTCCCGTCGTGCCCCGTCCGAGCAGCGTCCCGGCCGTCCAGCGGCCGTACGTCACGGGTGTTGCGGCCACGATCGCCCCCCAGCCGTGTCGTGACGGTGTGGCCCGAATTCACCGTCTGGGACGCCGCCGCGGCGGGCGTGGTTCCCGGCCCGCCGGGGCGCCCGGATCCCGGATGTCTCTTGACGGTCTCCGCAGGACGCCTCTACATTGCTTCCATATAGCAGAACAAACTTTCCACAATGCGGAAACTGAAGCTCACCGCGGGGCGCGACGGGAGCCGAAACCGCCAGCCGTACGCGGCGGCCGCGAGGCCGCCACAGCTGTCGACTCGTCGAAGCTGTTGTCGAAGCAGGAGAACTCCCATGGCTCGTATGACCGCTGCCCGCGCGGCAGTTGAGATCCTCAAGCGCGAAGGCGTCGTCAACGCGTTCGGTGTTCCGGGCGCCGCGATCAACCCCTTCTACAAGGCGCTCAAGGAGGGCGGTGGCATCGACCACACCCTCGCCCGCCACGTCGAGGGCGCCTCGCACATGGCCGAGGGCTACACCCGGGCCAACCCGGGCAACATCGGTGTCTGCATCGGTACGTCGGGCCCGGCGGGCACCGACATGATCACGGGTCTGTACTCCGCGATCGGCGACTCCATCCCGATCCTGTGCATCACGGGCCAGGCGCCCACCCACGTGATCCACAAGGAGGACTTCCAGGCCGTCGACATCGCGTCGATCGCCAAGCCGGTCACCAAGATGGCCGTCACGGTCCTGGAGGCCGCGCAGGTCCCCGGCGTCTTCCAGCAGGCGTTCCACCTGATGCGCTCGGGCCGCCCTGGTCCGGTTCTCGTCGACCTGCCCATCGACGTCCAGATGACCGAGATCGAGTTCGACCCGGAGACGTACGAGCCGCTGCCGGTCTACAAGCCGACGGCGACCCGCGCCCAGATCGAGAAGGCGATCGGCCTGCTCCTGGAGTCCGAGCGGCCGCTGATCATCGCGGGCGGCGGCATCATCAACGCGGACGCCTCCGACCTCCTGGTCGAGTTCGCCGAGATCACCAACACCCCGGTCGTGCCCACCCTGATGGGCTGGGGCACCATCCCGGACGACCACGACCTGAACGCGGGCATGGTCGGCCAGCAGACCGGCCACCGCTACGGCAACGCGACGTTCCTGGAGTCGGACTTCGTCCTCGGCATCGGCAACCGCTGGGCCAACCGCCACACCGGCTACAAGCTGGATGTGTACACCCAGGGCCGGAAGTTCGTGCACGTCGACATCGAGCCGACGCAGATCGGCAAGATCTTCGCCCCCGACTACGGGATCGCGTCCGACGCCAAGGCCGCGCTCGAACTCTTCGTCGAGTTGGCCAAGGAGCTGAAGGCCGCGGGCAAGCTCCCCGACCGCTCGGCGTGGGTCGCCTCCCACCTGGAGCGCAAGTCCACGCTGCACCGCCGCACGCACTTCGACAACGTGCCGATGAAGCCGCAGCGCGTGTACGAGGAGATGAACAAGGCGTTCGGCCCCGAGACGCGGTACGTCACCACCATCGGCCTCTCCCAGATCGCCGGCGCGCAGATGCTGCACGTCTACAAGCCCCGCCACTGGATCAACTGCGGCCAGGCGGGCCCGCTCGGCTGGACCATCCCGGCCGCGCTCGGCACCGCGAAGGCCGACCCGGAGACCCCGGTCGTCGCGCTCTCCGGCGACTACGACTTCCAGTTCATGATCGAGGAACTGGCGGTCGGCGCGCAGCACCGCATCCCGTACGTCCACGTCCTGGTCAACAACGCCTACCTCGGCCTGATCAGGCAGGCGCAGATCGGTCTGGACATCAACTTCCAGGTCAACCTGGAGTTCGAGAACCAGAACTCCCCGGAGCTGGGCGTCTACGGCGTCGACCACGTCAAGGTCGCCGAGGGCCTGGGCTGCAAGGCGATCCGCGTCACCGAGCCCGACGAGCTCCTGCCCGCCTTCGAGCTGGCCAAGAAGCTCGCGGCCGAGCACCGGGTGCCGGTGGTCGTCGAGGCGATCCTGGAGCGCATCACGAACATCGCGATGAGCAAGACGGCGGACATCTCCGACGTCTCGGAGTTCGAGGAGCTGGCGACGGAGCCGGGCCACGCGCCCACGGCGATCCGTCCGCTGAAGGTCTGACGCGACCGGAGGTCCGACGCGACCGAAGGTCCGACGCGACGCCGAACGCTGACAGGGGCGGTCCACCAGAGGGGGGTGGACCGCCCCTTCGGCGTACCCGGGGGCATCACTCGAACGGGCTAATCGGGGGTGAGCGCTCCTGTCCCGTCCCCGCGCCTCAACCAGGCGCGTATCGCCCTTCGAGTAACCGGTCCGGAAACCCTGCGTGAGCTTCGCGATTGCACTCGGGCCGCCGAAGCAGCGCGATGGAGAACGGAGGGTGCGCGGTCCCGTGGCCGGGTTTCGAGCCGTGCCAGTCGCGCACCTGAGGGAGTGATCACCCATGACGCAGGGCGAGGCCTT contains:
- a CDS encoding AMP-binding protein — its product is MAEDAAEGVTEGAYAHGTSGTPLLGDTIGRNLDRAVAAWPDRDALVDVPTGRRWTYGEFGEAVAELARGFLGSGVGKGDRVGIWAVNCAEWVLVQYATARIGAIMVNINPAYRAHELDFVLKQAGISVLVASLSHKSSDYRALVEQVRPDCPELRAVHYIGDASWDRLVDAGRRVTETELAAHEAGLSCDDPINIQYTSGTTGFPKGATLSHHNILNNGYWVGRTVGYTEQDRICLPVPFYHCFGMVMGNLGATSHGACVVIPAASFDPVATLRAVEQERCTSLYGVPTMFIAELNLPDFASYDLSSLRTGIMAGSPCPVEVMKRVVAEMHMAEVSICYGMTETSPVSTQTRRDDDLERRTGTVGRVLPHIEVKVVDPATGVTLPRGASGELCTRGYSVMLGYWDEPERTSEVIDSGRWMHTGDLAVMRDDGYVQIVGRIKDMIIRGGENVYPREIEEFLYGHPKISDVQVVGAPDERYGEVPLACVILREPGGVLTLEELRAYCEGQLAHYKIPARLRIVDSFPMTVSGKVRKIELRERYGPQT
- a CDS encoding GNAT family N-acetyltransferase; the encoded protein is MHTRPPLIRPVTAAELPLLQDIERAAGEPFRALGMASIADDEPPAVEDLDRFRRAGRAWVAVDEEAGAPIAYLISEPVEDADAEHIEQVSVHPRAARRGVGGALIEHTARHARAAGRSALTLTTFADVPWNAPYYARIGFRPLAPAELTPELRAIRAHEAELGLDRWPRLCMRRDLTSAGRTAP
- a CDS encoding MFS transporter, whose translation is MGRGTVWLLAVACGVGVGNVYFPQAISPLVAEGLGVSPDTAASVVTATQFGYAGGIFLLVPLGDRFPHRPLLVTLFTLAGLGLLGAGAAPGIGSLVTASVLVGVTTVIAPIVAPMAVGLVADDRRGAVTGTLLSGSIGGMLLSRAFGGSVGEWLGWRAPYLMTAAVALLIAVVLARALPRTTAPSKQRYPALLAASLHLLRTEPELRRSCVYQATVFGGFSALWTGVALLLTGPEYGLGASAVGALALVNAGTMLCTPVAGRMVDRRGPDAVNLVCLVAVLGAAGVLLLGGLGGAVGLAGLAVGSLLLDVAMQSGMVANQVRIFALSDEARARLNTAYMTCGYLGGSVGSWLGVRAYDRFGWPGVCALVALLAAVALTRHVLGPRATEAALTLPSR
- a CDS encoding serine/threonine-protein kinase → MAATPVTYGRWTAGTLLGRGTTGTVRLAHDATGHAVALKVVHTFLARDEEFRARFAREVATLGAVHGRHTAALVDADAGVEATVPWVAMEYVRGPTLHARVGGADAVGGGDPLPLGELRSLAGALAWALDTVHGAGLVHGGLKPSNVLLAEAGPRVVDFGMARAMDDASSDTERSARGLPYAAPEQLAQALSTPAADVFSLGAVLAFAATGHAPFAGGPRAVPGDPDLAGAPEPVLPLLAACLAVDPAARPTPRTVARMAGHPLPGSRRKALTVATVLLAFASHHVNSAPRHRTLVDDGTERRAGADGTPG
- the gcl gene encoding glyoxylate carboligase, translating into MARMTAARAAVEILKREGVVNAFGVPGAAINPFYKALKEGGGIDHTLARHVEGASHMAEGYTRANPGNIGVCIGTSGPAGTDMITGLYSAIGDSIPILCITGQAPTHVIHKEDFQAVDIASIAKPVTKMAVTVLEAAQVPGVFQQAFHLMRSGRPGPVLVDLPIDVQMTEIEFDPETYEPLPVYKPTATRAQIEKAIGLLLESERPLIIAGGGIINADASDLLVEFAEITNTPVVPTLMGWGTIPDDHDLNAGMVGQQTGHRYGNATFLESDFVLGIGNRWANRHTGYKLDVYTQGRKFVHVDIEPTQIGKIFAPDYGIASDAKAALELFVELAKELKAAGKLPDRSAWVASHLERKSTLHRRTHFDNVPMKPQRVYEEMNKAFGPETRYVTTIGLSQIAGAQMLHVYKPRHWINCGQAGPLGWTIPAALGTAKADPETPVVALSGDYDFQFMIEELAVGAQHRIPYVHVLVNNAYLGLIRQAQIGLDINFQVNLEFENQNSPELGVYGVDHVKVAEGLGCKAIRVTEPDELLPAFELAKKLAAEHRVPVVVEAILERITNIAMSKTADISDVSEFEELATEPGHAPTAIRPLKV